The Ziziphus jujuba cultivar Dongzao chromosome 7, ASM3175591v1 genome includes a region encoding these proteins:
- the LOC107424727 gene encoding nuclear pore complex protein NUP58 isoform X2, producing the protein MAFSLFSTPQQQQPQQQSLFQSQPSQPFQPSSPLFPQQQQQQQTPQLFQPQQPQQFPQQQPQQQQQQQQQLFLFTNDKSLASYSTKWADLHPDSQKILLRIEERILEYRDESQRLDQCSRLYDSSVSNEGFEQDASHIVQELGGISAAMERQKALLQELMAVVKDMLRNTEVAVRSFMMLRPRFLHPNAGGASSAIAPSQATGATVPSGSNNQAAATSTVPVFDFYSGLPMKPSPFLQQTVARFEKYLLVCRQWIEELEQLLLLDSEKNYSNSGSSLLQSLPKVMSNVHDFFVHVAAKVESIHQYIESMRTAYLADQRRRGDGNDPFLEADRRETARQEAAAKRVHPTLHLPANSQPSTQVAGLPASTGTHGTLSVLQTSAATATGSSGSGFSLSTPSAPSTPMFSSQFATPSSSVPVSSLFGPSSATPQPSLLGSSSASLLGSASTPSLSITPAFGTTTPVGGSLFSTPFASGSGASFGTLSKSSKPKSRTGRR; encoded by the exons atggcgttttctttgttttctacaCCACAACAACAACAGCCTCAGCAGCAGTCGCTGTTTCAGTCTCAACCCTCACAGCCTTTTCAGCCGAGCAGTCCTCTTTttccacaacaacaacaacaacaacaaacgcCGCAACTGTTTCAACCGCAACAGCCGCAACAGTTTCCGCAGCAACAaccacaacaacaacagcagcaacagcAGCAATTGTTTCTGTTCACCAACGATAAGAGTCTCGCCAGTTATAGTACCAAGTGGGCTGATCTCCACCCAGATTCCCAGAAAATTCTCCTTCGGATCGA GGAGCGGATACTGGAGTATAGAGATGAGAGTCAGAGGCTTGATCAATGTAGTCGCCTTTATGATTCTTCAGTCTCCAATGAAGGGTTCGAGCAAGACGCAAGCCACATTGTTCAG GAGCTTGGTGGAATTAGTGCTGCTATGGAAAGACAGAAGGCACTTCTGCAGGAGCTGATGGCTGTTGTGAAAGATATGTTAAGGAATACGGAAGTTGCAGTTCGTTCTTTCATGATGCTACGGCCAAGGTTTCTTCATCCGAATGCGGGAGGTGCTTCAAGTGCCATTGCACCATCGCAGGCCACTGGAGCAACAGTACCATCAGGATCAAATAATCAAGCAGCTGCTACTTCTACAGTGCcagtttttgatttttacaGTGGTCTTCCAATGAAACCATCACCCTTTCTGCAGCAAACTGTTGCTAGATTTGAGAAATACCTTCTAGTATGTCGCCAGTGGATTGAAGAGCTAGAGCAGTTGCTTTTGTTAGATTCAGAGAAGAACTATTCCAATTCTGGATCCTCATTATTGCAGTCTCTTCCAAAAGTCATGTCAAATGTGCATGACTTTTTTGTTCATGTGGCTGCTAAG GTGGAGAGTATTCATCAATACATTGAATCAATGAGAACAGCTTATCTTGCTGACCAGCGGCGACGAGGGGATGGGAATGATCCATTTCTTGAGGCTGACCGGCGGGAAACAGCAAGGCAAGAAGCTGCTGCTAAGAGGGTACATCCAACTTTGCATTTGCCTGCAAATTCACAACCATCAACACAAGTTGCTGGTTTGCCTGCCAGCACAGGGACTCATGGTACATTGTCTGTGCTGCAGACGTCTGCAGCAACTGCAACTGGTTCATCTGGAAGTGGGTTCTCACTTAGTACACCTTCTGCTCCATCTACGCCTATGTTCTCTTCTCAGTTTGCCACACCATCCAGTTCTGTTCCAGTATCCTCTCTGTTTGGACCATCTTCTGCTACACCCCAGCCATCCTTACTTGGCTCATCATCAGCATCTCTGCTTGGTTCTGCTTCCACCCCCTCTCTGAGTATTACCCCGGCTTTTGGTACGACCACTCCTGTTGGAGGTTCACTATTTTCAACACCATTTGCCTCAG GGTCTGGAGCAAGTTTTGGGACTCTATCA AAATCGTCGAAGCCAAAATCTCGAACTGGCAGGCGATAG
- the LOC107424729 gene encoding uncharacterized protein LOC107424729, producing the protein MGRKRERSEISSEAADAAIASGNNNNNNNKHDQIQSLSHSQSYEQTREERIRENLQKMQKLGIFDLSLKLNSHIHPKRTPLRKSSPALPPSGPLRRSSRLQNVTPVSYTEVQLVKNDKGLEDEDILPEVGSKPEIYTDEHEKLLGNTEKSWELFVDGCGPDGKRIYDPVKGKTCHQCRQKTLGHRTHCCKCNKVQGQFCGDCLYMRYGEHVLEAIENPDWMCPACRGICNCSLCRQAKGWAPTGTLYKKISQLGFKSVAHYLIQTRRRETNLVKSPDTANHVSAKRLLQFSDKDEVSKESLDVNNNNIGSSEPQFEDQSADKFKSEREKRMHGSLNQHIDSQISVTRSLSFSDGPLSQNVGPLDVKHKVHYQFGLLKPQCENKGDDFESEKEKEMGGTEDIDSHTALSKLKRKPAQTIEPSIDTIAGRLRQRRKEGHQDNDFQKPKENVSCCKDVVNKVLIGKEVDQEIEEHFSGNKHDIINDTVLENNPMLKDPSLATEPSSDSIAGRLKLRSRNHGNADESPNVDDNISDVKPDAENIWTDKEVKKDKEVLSSDIKHKNDSNTPLEKSQMLEHKHAQASGPSLDSIAGRLRQRRREADDHDGGIQVETKTDVIQVANCMSEFSSSKMSSESMARRLRPRRATMCE; encoded by the exons ATGGGGAGGAAGAGAGAAAGGTCAGAAATCTCCTCCGAAGCCGCTGATGCTGCAATTGCAAGCgggaataataacaacaacaacaacaagcaTGATCAGATTCAATCCCTGTCACACTCACAGTCGTACGAGCAGACCAGAGAAGAGAGAATCAGAGAAAACCTCCAGAAAATGCAAAAGCTCGGCATTTTTGATCTCTCTCTCAAGCTcaactctcacattcatcccaAACGCACTCCACTGCGCAAATCGTCTCCTGCCTTGCCCCCATCTGGACCCCTTAGGCGCTCTTCCAG GTTGCAGAATGTGACACCAGTTAGCTACACTGAAGTACAACTAGTGAAGAACGACAAGGGGTTAGAAGATGAGGATATTTTGCCAGAGGTGGGCTCGAAGCCGGAGATATACACAGATGAGCATGAAAAGCTATTGGGTAATACGGAGAAGAGTTGGGAGCTATTTGTGGATGGTTGTGGGCCAGACGGAAAGCGAATCTATGATCCAGTAAAGGGAAAGACTTGCCATCAATGCAG GCAGAAAACTCTTGGTCACCGTACTCACTgctgcaaatgcaacaaagttCAAGGACAGTTTTGTGGAGATTGTTTATACATGAG ATATGGGGAGCATGTACTTGAAGCCATAGAAAACCCAGATTGGATGTGCCCTGCATGTCGTGGAATTTGCAACTGCAGTCTGTGTCGGCAAGCAAAGGGATGGGCACCCACTGGCACTCTCTACAAGAAG ATATCACAACTGGGCTTCAAATCGGTAGCACATTACCTCATTCAAACTCGTCGCAGGGAAACAAACTTGGTAAAAAGTCCAGATACTGCCAACCATGTTTCTGCCAAAAGGTTACTGCAGTTCTCAGATAAAGATGAAGTATCTAAGGAATCTCTTGAtgtcaataacaataatattggaTCATCAGAACCTCAATTTGAAGATCAAAGTGCTGACAAGTtcaagagtgagagagagaaaaggatgCACGGTAGCCTAAATCAACATATAGACAGTCAAATCTCTGTGACAAGGTCATTGTCCTTTTCTGATGGACCACTATCTCAGAATGTTGGACCTTTGGATGTTAAGCACAAGGTTCATTATCAGTTTGGATTGTTGAAACCACAATGTGAAAACAAGGGTGATGATTTTGAAagtgagaaagagaaagaaatgggTGGAACAGAAGACATTGATAGTCATACTGCACTCTCAAAGCTAAAAAGGAAGCCTGCTCAGACCATCGAACCAAGCATTGATACTATTGCAGGAAGATTAAGGCAGAGGCGTAAGGAAGGACATCAAGATAATGACTTTCAAAAGCCAAAAGAGAATGTTTCGTGCTGTAAGGATGTTGTAAACAAAGTATTAATAGGAAAGGAAGTGGATCAAGAGATAGAAGAGCATTTTAGTGGTAACAAACATGATATTATTAATGACACTGTCTTGGAGAATAATCCGATGTTGAAGGATCCTTCTCTTGCCACTGAGCCAAGCTCAGATAGTATTGCTGGGAGATTAAAGCTGAGGAGCAGGAACCATGGAAATGCCGATGAGTCTCCAAATGTAGATGATAACATATCAGATGTTAAGCCGGATGCAGAAAATATTTGGACAGATAAGGAAGTGAAGAAAGACAAGGAAGTGCTATCGTCTGATATTAAACATAAGAATGATAGTAACACTCCACTGGAGAAAAGTCAAATGCTCGAGCACAAGCATGCTCAAGCCAGTGGACCAAGCTTAGATAGTATTGCTGGAAGATTAAGGCAGAGGCGTAGAGAAGCTGATGACCATGATGGTGGTATACAAGTGGAGACAAAAACAGATGTTATACAAGTTGCTAACTGCATGTCagaattttcttcttcaaaaatgAGTTCAGAGAGTATGGCAAGAAGATTGAGGCCTAGGCGCGCAACAATGTGCGAATGA
- the LOC107424732 gene encoding dof zinc finger protein DOF3.4, with product MPSDSGDQCRRPPKAHNPGAPPPEQEHLPCPRCDSTNTKFCYYNNYNFSQPRHFCKSCRRYWTHGGTLRDIPVGGGSRKNAKRSRTATSAGSVITTSSLSDHHHPLSSAPVLVPLATNQGGSPLQFGGCGGGSGGGDMKANVNALCSGTFTSLLNTQGPGFLALGGFGLGLGTGFEDMSFGIGRGIWPFPGAGDGGAGNGGGGTAIGSSWQFENADGGGLVAGDFCSWPDLAISTPGNGLK from the coding sequence ATGCCGTCCGACTCGGGCGACCAGTGTCGAAGACCGCCTAAAGCCCATAACCCAGGAGCTCCACCACCCGAGCAAGAACACCTTCCATGCCCGCGCTGTGACTCAACCAACACCAAGTTCTGCTACTACAACAACTATAACTTCTCTCAGCCGCGCCATTTCTGCAAGTCGTGCCGCCGCTACTGGACCCACGGAGGTACTCTCCGTGACATTCCCGTCGGAGGTGGAAGCCGTAAGAACGCCAAGCGCTCTCGAACCGCCACTTCCGCCGGTTCCGTTATCACCACCAGTTCGCTTTCCGACCACCACCATCCGTTGTCCTCTGCCCCTGTTCTGGTTCCTCTGGCGACCAACCAAGGTGGGTCGCCGTTGCAATTCGGCGGCTGTGGCGGCGGCAGTGGTGGTGGCGATATGAAGGCTAACGTGAATGCGCTATGCAGCGGGACTTTTACTTCTCTTCTCAACACTCAGGGACCCGGGTTTTTGGCTTTGGGTGGATTTGGGCTTGGTTTGGGAACTGGGTTCGAGGATATGAGTTTTGGGATTGGGAGGGGTATTTGGCCTTTTCCTGGGGCTGGAGATGGTGGTGCTGGCAATGGTGGTGGCGGTACAGCAATTGGAAGCTCGTGGCAGTTTGAGAATGCTGATGGTGGTGGGCTTGTTGCTGGAGATTTCTGTTCTTGGCCTGACTTGGCAATTTCAACCCCTGGGAACGGTCTCAAATGA
- the LOC107424727 gene encoding nuclear pore complex protein NUP58 isoform X3: MAFSLFSTPQQQQPQQQSLFQSQPSQPFQPSSPLFPQQQQQQQTPQLFQPQQPQQFPQQQPQQQQQQQQQLFLFTNDKSLASYSTKWADLHPDSQKILLRIEERILEYRDESQRLDQCSRLYDSSVSNEGFEQDASHIVQELGGISAAMERQKALLQELMAVVKDMLRNTEVAVRSFMMLRPRFLHPNAGGASSAIAPSQATGATVPSGSNNQAAATSTVPVFDFYSGLPMKPSPFLQQTVARFEKYLLVCRQWIEELEQLLLLDSEKNYSNSGSSLLQSLPKVMSNVHDFFVHVAAKVESIHQYIESMRTAYLADQRRRGDGNDPFLEADRRETARQEAAAKRTSAATATGSSGSGFSLSTPSAPSTPMFSSQFATPSSSVPVSSLFGPSSATPQPSLLGSSSASLLGSASTPSLSITPAFGTTTPVGGSLFSTPFASGAATGSGASFGTLSKSSKPKSRTGRR; the protein is encoded by the exons atggcgttttctttgttttctacaCCACAACAACAACAGCCTCAGCAGCAGTCGCTGTTTCAGTCTCAACCCTCACAGCCTTTTCAGCCGAGCAGTCCTCTTTttccacaacaacaacaacaacaacaaacgcCGCAACTGTTTCAACCGCAACAGCCGCAACAGTTTCCGCAGCAACAaccacaacaacaacagcagcaacagcAGCAATTGTTTCTGTTCACCAACGATAAGAGTCTCGCCAGTTATAGTACCAAGTGGGCTGATCTCCACCCAGATTCCCAGAAAATTCTCCTTCGGATCGA GGAGCGGATACTGGAGTATAGAGATGAGAGTCAGAGGCTTGATCAATGTAGTCGCCTTTATGATTCTTCAGTCTCCAATGAAGGGTTCGAGCAAGACGCAAGCCACATTGTTCAG GAGCTTGGTGGAATTAGTGCTGCTATGGAAAGACAGAAGGCACTTCTGCAGGAGCTGATGGCTGTTGTGAAAGATATGTTAAGGAATACGGAAGTTGCAGTTCGTTCTTTCATGATGCTACGGCCAAGGTTTCTTCATCCGAATGCGGGAGGTGCTTCAAGTGCCATTGCACCATCGCAGGCCACTGGAGCAACAGTACCATCAGGATCAAATAATCAAGCAGCTGCTACTTCTACAGTGCcagtttttgatttttacaGTGGTCTTCCAATGAAACCATCACCCTTTCTGCAGCAAACTGTTGCTAGATTTGAGAAATACCTTCTAGTATGTCGCCAGTGGATTGAAGAGCTAGAGCAGTTGCTTTTGTTAGATTCAGAGAAGAACTATTCCAATTCTGGATCCTCATTATTGCAGTCTCTTCCAAAAGTCATGTCAAATGTGCATGACTTTTTTGTTCATGTGGCTGCTAAG GTGGAGAGTATTCATCAATACATTGAATCAATGAGAACAGCTTATCTTGCTGACCAGCGGCGACGAGGGGATGGGAATGATCCATTTCTTGAGGCTGACCGGCGGGAAACAGCAAGGCAAGAAGCTGCTGCTAAGAGG ACGTCTGCAGCAACTGCAACTGGTTCATCTGGAAGTGGGTTCTCACTTAGTACACCTTCTGCTCCATCTACGCCTATGTTCTCTTCTCAGTTTGCCACACCATCCAGTTCTGTTCCAGTATCCTCTCTGTTTGGACCATCTTCTGCTACACCCCAGCCATCCTTACTTGGCTCATCATCAGCATCTCTGCTTGGTTCTGCTTCCACCCCCTCTCTGAGTATTACCCCGGCTTTTGGTACGACCACTCCTGTTGGAGGTTCACTATTTTCAACACCATTTGCCTCAG gtGCTGCTACAGGGTCTGGAGCAAGTTTTGGGACTCTATCA AAATCGTCGAAGCCAAAATCTCGAACTGGCAGGCGATAG
- the LOC107424716 gene encoding pentatricopeptide repeat-containing protein At3g50420 has product MPPSYEASFIAALVQKCTSITSLRQARQVHALLLTTVTVSPQSPYLYNNVLSMYARCGSLGDSRMVFDRMPQRNLISFNALIAAYSRAPNHAVSALKLSTRIAVEGLRPNGSTFTSSLQASYALEDWSIGSQLHAQVVKFGFPNDQCVQTSLLGMYSSCGDLESARNVFEWLVDKDVVAWNSIMYGNLKNEKVKEGLRVFHDMLATGVTPTLFTYSMVLNACSRFGDYRLGKVIHGRVVVSSTLADLTLQNALLDMYCNCSDTQAAFGVFRRMEKKDLVSWNSMLSGYGENGEGEKTVDLFVQFRGISPLKPDQYTFAAVISAMDECLASHYGKPLHAQVIKTGFERSIFVGTTIVSMYFKNGETEDAQKVFYSISDKDVVLWTEMITGHSRLADGNIAIKFYNQMCREGHKVDSFALTGALNMCADLTILKQGEMIHSQALKTGYDVEMSVCGSLVDMYSKNGSIEAARSIFSQALDPDLKCWNSMLGGYSHHGMAEEAFQLFYEILKHGLRPDQVTFLSLLSAFNHSGLVEKAKFLWNYMKQDRIDPGPKHYSCMVSLLSRAGLLDEAEEMIVKSPYSEDNLELWRTLLSSCVIGKNMRIGVHAADQVLRIDPEDSATYILLSNLYATAGKWDGVIEMRRKIRGLMLEKGPGLSWLEAENNNIKVFFSGIQSNPENDEAQAASHRLQRNMKRSETDEPDAISYSS; this is encoded by the coding sequence atgccaCCGTCTTACGAAGCCTCCTTCATAGCTGCCCTTGTACAAAAATGCACATCCATAACTTCCCTGAGACAAGCGCGTCAGGTACACGCTCTCCTTCTAACCACTGTAACTGTCAGCCCGCAGTCGCCGTACCTATACAACAATGTCCTCTCTATGTATGCCCGATGCGGTTCGCTCGGCGACTCCCGGATGGTGTTCGACAGAATGCCTCAACGAAATCTTATTTCTTTTAACGCACTCATTGCGGCCTATTCCCGAGCTCCGAACCATGCGGTTTCGGCCTTAAAACTGAGCACCCGAATAGCTGTTGAAGGCCTCAGGCCTAACGGTTCCACTTTCACAAGCTCACTGCAGGCATCTTATGCTCTTGAAGATTGGTCGATTGGTTCTCAGCTTCACGCTCAAGTTGTGAAATTTGGATTCCCAAACGATCAATGTGTTCAAACCTCTTTATTGGGTATGTACTCCAGCTGTGGGGATTTGGAGTCAGCGAGAAATGTATTTGAGTGGCTGGTTGACAAAGACGTCGTCGCTTGGAATTCTATCATGTATGGGAATTTGAAGAACGAGAAGGTAAAGGAAGGGCTTCGCGTCTTTCATGACATGTTGGCGACCGGAGTTACTCCAACACTGTTCACGTATTCGATGGTTTTGAATGCATGCAGCAGGTTTGGAGATTATCGACTTGGGAAAGTCATCCATGGCAGAGTGGTAGTTTCTAGCACTTTAGCGGATTTAACTTTGCAGAATGCTCTGCTTGACATGTACTGCAACTGTAGCGATACCCAAGCGGCATTTGGAGTTTTTAGGAGAATGGAGAAGAAAGATTTGGTTTCATGGAACTCAATGTTGTCTGGGTATGGAGAAAATGGGGAGGGGGAGAAGACCGTGGATCTGTTTGTCCAGTTTAGGGGAATTTCTCCTCTTAAACCAGATCAATATACCTTTGCAGCTGTTATTTCTGCCATGGACGAATGCTTAGCCTCTCATTATGGGAAGCCTCTTCATGCCCAAGTTATCAAAACTGGATTTGAGAGGAGTATTTTCGTAGGAACTACAATCGTGTCAATGTATTTCAAAAATGGTGAAACTGAAGACGCTCAGAAGGTCTTTTATTCAATTTCAGATAAGGATGTTGTTCTATGGACTGAGATGATCACCGGTCATTCTAGATTGGCTGATGGAAATATTGCAATCAAATTCTACAATCAAATGTGTCGCGAAGGCCATAAAGTTGATAGCTTTGCTCTAACTGGAGCTCTCAACATGTGTGCCGACCTCACCATTTTGAAACAAGGTGAGATGATTCATTCCCAAGCTTTAAAAACAGGGTATGATGTTGAAATGTCTGTTTGTGGTAGCCTGGTGGATATGTACTCCAAAAATGGTAGCATTGAAGCTGCTCGTTCTATATTTTCTCAAGCTTTGGACCCTGACTTGAAGTGCTGGAACTCAATGCTTGGAGGATATAGTCATCATGGGATGGCAGAGGAGGCTTTCCAGCTTTTTTATGAGATTCTAAAACATGGGTTGAGACCAGATCAAGTAACATTTTTGTCCCTACTGTCAGCTTTCAACCACAGTGGGTTAGTTGAAAAGGCAAAGTTTTTATGGAATTATATGAAGCAAGATCGTATCGATCCTGGTCCTAAGCACTACTCTTGCATGGTGAGTTTGTTAAGCCGAGCTGGATTATTGGATGAAGCTGAGGAAATGATTGTCAAATCGCCTTATAGTGAAGACAATCTAGAGTTATGGAGGACTTTGCTGAGTTCGTGTGTGATTGGTAAAAATATGAGAATCGGAGTTCATGCTGCGGATCAGGTTTTGAGAATAGATCCCGAAGACAGTGCAACATATATCTTGCTTTCCAACCTATATGCAACCGCAGGAAAGTGGGATGGTGTTATAGAAATGAGAAGAAAGATCAGGGGATTGATGTTGGAGAAGGGCCCTGGATTAAGCTGGCTGGAGGCTGAGAATAATAACATCAAGGTATTTTTTTCGGGTATTCAATCAAATCCAGAGAATGATGAAGCCCAAGCCGCATCGCATAGGCTACAGAGGAACATGAAAAGATCAGAAACAGATGAACCTGATGCAATCAGTTATTCTTCGTAG
- the LOC107424727 gene encoding nuclear pore complex protein NUP58 isoform X1, with protein MAFSLFSTPQQQQPQQQSLFQSQPSQPFQPSSPLFPQQQQQQQTPQLFQPQQPQQFPQQQPQQQQQQQQQLFLFTNDKSLASYSTKWADLHPDSQKILLRIEERILEYRDESQRLDQCSRLYDSSVSNEGFEQDASHIVQELGGISAAMERQKALLQELMAVVKDMLRNTEVAVRSFMMLRPRFLHPNAGGASSAIAPSQATGATVPSGSNNQAAATSTVPVFDFYSGLPMKPSPFLQQTVARFEKYLLVCRQWIEELEQLLLLDSEKNYSNSGSSLLQSLPKVMSNVHDFFVHVAAKVESIHQYIESMRTAYLADQRRRGDGNDPFLEADRRETARQEAAAKRVHPTLHLPANSQPSTQVAGLPASTGTHGTLSVLQTSAATATGSSGSGFSLSTPSAPSTPMFSSQFATPSSSVPVSSLFGPSSATPQPSLLGSSSASLLGSASTPSLSITPAFGTTTPVGGSLFSTPFASGAATGSGASFGTLSKSSKPKSRTGRR; from the exons atggcgttttctttgttttctacaCCACAACAACAACAGCCTCAGCAGCAGTCGCTGTTTCAGTCTCAACCCTCACAGCCTTTTCAGCCGAGCAGTCCTCTTTttccacaacaacaacaacaacaacaaacgcCGCAACTGTTTCAACCGCAACAGCCGCAACAGTTTCCGCAGCAACAaccacaacaacaacagcagcaacagcAGCAATTGTTTCTGTTCACCAACGATAAGAGTCTCGCCAGTTATAGTACCAAGTGGGCTGATCTCCACCCAGATTCCCAGAAAATTCTCCTTCGGATCGA GGAGCGGATACTGGAGTATAGAGATGAGAGTCAGAGGCTTGATCAATGTAGTCGCCTTTATGATTCTTCAGTCTCCAATGAAGGGTTCGAGCAAGACGCAAGCCACATTGTTCAG GAGCTTGGTGGAATTAGTGCTGCTATGGAAAGACAGAAGGCACTTCTGCAGGAGCTGATGGCTGTTGTGAAAGATATGTTAAGGAATACGGAAGTTGCAGTTCGTTCTTTCATGATGCTACGGCCAAGGTTTCTTCATCCGAATGCGGGAGGTGCTTCAAGTGCCATTGCACCATCGCAGGCCACTGGAGCAACAGTACCATCAGGATCAAATAATCAAGCAGCTGCTACTTCTACAGTGCcagtttttgatttttacaGTGGTCTTCCAATGAAACCATCACCCTTTCTGCAGCAAACTGTTGCTAGATTTGAGAAATACCTTCTAGTATGTCGCCAGTGGATTGAAGAGCTAGAGCAGTTGCTTTTGTTAGATTCAGAGAAGAACTATTCCAATTCTGGATCCTCATTATTGCAGTCTCTTCCAAAAGTCATGTCAAATGTGCATGACTTTTTTGTTCATGTGGCTGCTAAG GTGGAGAGTATTCATCAATACATTGAATCAATGAGAACAGCTTATCTTGCTGACCAGCGGCGACGAGGGGATGGGAATGATCCATTTCTTGAGGCTGACCGGCGGGAAACAGCAAGGCAAGAAGCTGCTGCTAAGAGGGTACATCCAACTTTGCATTTGCCTGCAAATTCACAACCATCAACACAAGTTGCTGGTTTGCCTGCCAGCACAGGGACTCATGGTACATTGTCTGTGCTGCAGACGTCTGCAGCAACTGCAACTGGTTCATCTGGAAGTGGGTTCTCACTTAGTACACCTTCTGCTCCATCTACGCCTATGTTCTCTTCTCAGTTTGCCACACCATCCAGTTCTGTTCCAGTATCCTCTCTGTTTGGACCATCTTCTGCTACACCCCAGCCATCCTTACTTGGCTCATCATCAGCATCTCTGCTTGGTTCTGCTTCCACCCCCTCTCTGAGTATTACCCCGGCTTTTGGTACGACCACTCCTGTTGGAGGTTCACTATTTTCAACACCATTTGCCTCAG gtGCTGCTACAGGGTCTGGAGCAAGTTTTGGGACTCTATCA AAATCGTCGAAGCCAAAATCTCGAACTGGCAGGCGATAG
- the LOC107424739 gene encoding GDSL esterase/lipase At2g23540, translating into MAMKCSRSVSLILLLFVSNWYYCANAANKDGLGASFIFGDSLVDAGNNNYLSTLSKANIPPNGIDFKASGGNPTGRYTNGRTIGDIVGEELGIPNYAVPYLAPNASGKSVLSGVNYASGGGGILNATGRIFVNRIGMDVQIDYFNVTRKQIDKLLGPTKAKDYMMRKSIFSVTVGANDFLNNYLLPVLSIGARVSQTPDAFVDDMINHFRNQLTRLYQLDARKFVIGNVGPIGCIPYQKTINQLKQDQCVDLPNKLAVQYNGRLKDLLAELKDNLPGSTFVYANVYDLVMELITNYGKYGFTTASRACCGNGGQFAGIIPCGPTSSMCSDRSAHVFWDPYHPSEAANLILAKKLIDGDTRYISPMNLRQLRDL; encoded by the exons ATGGCTATGAAGTGCTCTAGGAGTGTGTCTTTGATTCTCTTACTATTCGTTTCAAACTGGTATTATTGTGCAAATGCTGCTAATAAGGATGGTTTGGGAGCTTCGTTTATCTTCGGCGATTCTCTAGTTGATGCCGGAAACAATAACTATTTATCAACTTTGTCTAAAGCAAACATCCCTCCTAATGGAATTGATTTCAAAGCGTCTGGTGGAAATCCCACAGGCCGTTACACCAATGGAAGGACCATTGGTGATAtagttg gtgAAGAATTAGGAATCCCCAACTATGCAGTCCCATATTTGGCTCCAAACGCATCAGGAAAATCCGTACTCTCTGGGGTTAATTATGCATCAGGGGGGGGAGGGATTTTGAACGCAACAGGAAGAATATTT GTTAATAGGATAGGAATGGATGTCCAGATTGATTATTTCAACGTTACAAGAAAACAGATAGATAAACTACTGGGTCCTACAAAGGCAAAAGACTATATGATGAGAAAATCCATTTTCTCCGTCACTGTTGGGGCAAATGACTTTTTGAACAATTATCTACTTCCAGTCCTCTCCATTGGAGCAAGAGTTTCTCAGACCCCAGATGCTTTTGTTGATGATATGATCAATCACTTTAGGAACCAGCTAACT AGACTTTACCAATTGGATGCTCGGAAATTCGTGATTGGAAACGTTGGTCCAATAGGTTGCATACCTTATCAAAAGACAATAAATCAACTAAAACAAGACCAATGTGTGGATTTGCCTAATAAGCTTGCGGTTCAGTACAATGGCCGATTGAAAGACTTGCTAGCTGAACTAAAAGACAATCTCCCTGGATCAACGTTTGTTTACGCAAATGTGTATGATCTGGTTATGGAGCTCATCACAAACTATGGAAAATACG GGTTCACAACAGCAAGTAGAGCTTGCTGTGGAAATGGAGGTCAGTTCGCAGGGATAATTCCATGTGGGCCAACTTCGAGCATGTGTTCAGACAGATCGGCGCATGTGTTTTGGGACCCCTACCATCCCAGCGAAGCTGCCAACCTTATACTTGCCAAGAAGTTGATTGATGGAGACACAAGATACATATCTCCAATGAATCTCAGACAGCTTCGAGATCTTTAG